One segment of Shewanella piezotolerans WP3 DNA contains the following:
- a CDS encoding TonB-dependent siderophore receptor encodes METITVLGQAYRNTATKTSLTPMETPQGVTVIDSELLSERGVKSLNQALRYVPGVTTEQKGGAVTMYDTFNIRGFDVNQSYYDGLVLQYLNGWNLQPQIDPIALEQVEVFKGPTSVLYGSMPPGGMVNMIAKTPQATDSTEVNFATGTNNLVEASIDTTGQIGDSDFSYRIIALARSKDGQVDHTEEERFVFAPSLDWNVSDSTYINFNLYYQNDPAMGMNSSLPSSGMISDNPAGSTSPSTFAGDKNWSTFEREFLLAGYKVNHDFNDTWSFLQNFRYMDAKLYQENTYHLESGFDPVTGSLDRNIYSTDETSTGYTIDNQLSGSFSTGKVEHNVLFGLDYQKLDGVSAYSEFGTTSQFGDFNIFNPNNDMIERDALNSTYDARDNVQVEQLGLYFQDQMRIDNLIIIAGGRFDDYSSSSEYSDSYGDTNNAADHDNFSYRVGAMYEFESGFSPFASYATSFEPVAGTKKDGSTYKPELAEQLEFGVKYSSDDQSKTMAVSLFNIVKSDALMADPNDPWGDKLQIGEIESRGAEFESHWYMTDNFDVALNYTYIDMEITRDSGNGLQGKSPIYVPKHAASLWSNYFIEDGALAGMRIGGGVRYVGEMQIDAMNTDTVEAYTLVDLSLGYDLSELSGSLLGASVNLVANNLFNEEYYTCYDTVNCWYGAERNIELNFKYNF; translated from the coding sequence ATGGAGACCATCACTGTATTAGGGCAAGCCTATCGTAATACGGCGACTAAAACCTCTCTGACGCCGATGGAAACACCTCAAGGTGTAACCGTTATTGACAGCGAACTGCTAAGCGAGCGCGGGGTTAAATCACTTAACCAAGCATTGCGCTATGTACCAGGTGTGACGACTGAACAAAAAGGTGGCGCGGTCACCATGTATGACACCTTTAATATTCGTGGCTTCGACGTTAACCAAAGCTACTATGATGGCTTGGTACTACAGTACTTAAACGGTTGGAACTTGCAGCCGCAAATTGACCCAATCGCATTAGAGCAGGTCGAAGTCTTTAAAGGGCCGACCTCTGTACTTTACGGCTCAATGCCGCCAGGTGGCATGGTCAATATGATTGCCAAAACACCACAAGCAACCGACAGCACAGAAGTCAATTTTGCCACTGGTACAAATAATTTAGTAGAAGCGTCAATTGATACTACTGGGCAGATTGGTGATAGCGATTTTTCCTACCGCATTATTGCATTGGCACGCAGTAAAGATGGTCAAGTTGATCATACCGAAGAAGAGCGTTTTGTGTTTGCACCGTCATTAGATTGGAATGTCTCTGACAGCACTTACATCAACTTTAACCTTTACTACCAAAATGATCCTGCGATGGGGATGAACTCATCTTTACCCTCTTCAGGTATGATTTCAGATAACCCTGCTGGCAGCACTAGCCCGTCAACCTTCGCGGGCGACAAAAACTGGTCGACGTTCGAGCGTGAGTTCCTGCTAGCGGGCTATAAAGTTAATCATGATTTCAATGATACTTGGTCGTTCCTACAGAACTTCCGCTATATGGATGCCAAGCTCTATCAAGAAAACACTTACCATTTAGAGTCGGGTTTTGACCCTGTAACAGGATCGCTTGATAGAAATATCTATAGCACCGATGAAACCTCAACGGGTTACACCATAGATAACCAACTGTCTGGTTCATTCAGTACCGGAAAAGTTGAGCACAACGTGTTGTTCGGTCTTGATTATCAAAAGCTTGATGGTGTTTCCGCTTATTCTGAATTTGGCACCACCAGTCAGTTTGGTGATTTTAATATCTTTAACCCAAACAACGACATGATTGAGCGTGATGCGCTGAACTCGACTTACGATGCCCGAGATAATGTGCAAGTGGAGCAACTCGGCCTCTACTTCCAAGATCAAATGCGTATCGACAATTTGATTATCATTGCTGGTGGCCGATTCGATGATTACAGCTCATCAAGTGAATACTCTGACTCCTATGGCGACACCAATAATGCCGCTGATCATGACAACTTCTCTTACCGTGTCGGCGCCATGTACGAGTTCGAGAGTGGTTTCTCTCCATTTGCCAGCTATGCCACCAGTTTCGAGCCAGTAGCGGGAACTAAAAAAGATGGTTCGACCTACAAACCTGAACTCGCTGAACAGCTAGAGTTTGGGGTTAAATACAGCTCTGATGATCAAAGCAAGACCATGGCGGTTTCGCTATTTAATATAGTGAAAAGTGATGCGCTAATGGCGGATCCAAATGACCCTTGGGGCGATAAACTGCAGATTGGTGAAATTGAATCGCGCGGTGCTGAATTTGAAAGTCACTGGTACATGACAGATAACTTTGATGTGGCGCTTAACTACACTTACATCGATATGGAGATCACCAGAGATAGCGGCAATGGTTTACAAGGCAAGAGTCCTATCTATGTGCCAAAACATGCGGCATCGCTTTGGTCTAACTACTTTATTGAAGATGGTGCGTTAGCGGGGATGCGTATTGGTGGGGGGGTACGTTACGTAGGCGAAATGCAGATAGATGCCATGAATACTGACACCGTTGAGGCATACACATTGGTTGATCTGTCGCTAGGTTATGACTTGAGCGAACTCAGTGGCAGCCTACTTGGCGCCAGCGTTAACTTGGTGGCAAACAACCTCTTTAATGAAGAGTACTATACCTGCTATGACACAGTGAATTGTTGGTATGGCGCGGAGCGTAATATCGAGCTTAACTTCAAGTATAACTTCTAG
- a CDS encoding siderophore ferric iron reductase — MSQAVFKQIYQECQQISPYLKGEFVDEGSDPTQELISANQSNITVIKSLHSSLMQQSPEAGRSYWLTRSWDLLTWQPLYLTLTAIYQLRILPDLNNMQQHHDNGLVAGFRFNCTDCASGDYECLIKQAGKQLSQLFEHYRKELDQRVRCRPRFTEHLIADALFAKLLQMQRSNPKMSDNFIRRHAKLWLEALNFSDIHIQSLCLSKLDNKLSLNRTSCCCVYKTTAGTKCANCPRLKQKSKSCTN; from the coding sequence ATGAGTCAGGCTGTTTTTAAGCAAATCTATCAAGAGTGCCAGCAGATCTCCCCTTATCTAAAAGGGGAGTTTGTCGACGAAGGCTCTGATCCCACTCAGGAGTTAATTTCAGCTAATCAATCCAATATCACTGTTATTAAGTCTCTACATAGTAGTTTGATGCAGCAGTCACCTGAAGCTGGTAGAAGTTATTGGCTAACTCGAAGCTGGGATCTGCTCACTTGGCAGCCGCTCTATCTAACGCTTACCGCTATCTATCAACTGCGTATTTTGCCGGATCTGAATAATATGCAGCAGCACCACGACAATGGTTTAGTCGCTGGTTTTCGCTTTAACTGCACCGATTGTGCAAGCGGTGATTATGAATGCTTGATCAAACAAGCGGGAAAGCAGCTGTCACAACTGTTTGAACATTACCGTAAGGAGTTGGATCAAAGGGTGCGTTGTCGTCCCCGCTTTACTGAGCACCTGATCGCCGATGCACTGTTTGCTAAGCTGTTACAGATGCAGCGCTCTAATCCAAAAATGAGTGATAATTTTATTCGCCGCCATGCTAAGTTGTGGCTAGAAGCACTCAATTTTTCAGATATACATATACAGTCATTATGTCTTTCCAAGCTGGACAACAAATTGTCATTGAATCGCACTAGTTGTTGCTGTGTTTACAAAACAACAGCTGGCACAAAGTGCGCGAATTGTCCGCGGCTTAAACAAAAGAGTAAATCATGTACCAATTGA
- a CDS encoding ABC transporter ATP-binding protein: MYQLTQVKVIRDQRTILDIESLNIDPHALTVVLGHNGSGKSTLVNLLANQFNPEEGEVTLAGQPIKYYSAKELARTVAYLPQKLPEVAGLNVAELVRLGRFPWRGTLGRWRKEDEQIIAQAMEETGVTAFKDTLADQLSGGERQRTWVAMLLAQQAELLILDEPTSALDIHHQYQLMELLSNLNKSTGKGVIVILHDLNLALRFATQIVALKAGKVAFSGDADLLLDEQRLTDLYATPVTLIDHPQQNHKVAIVC, encoded by the coding sequence ATGTACCAATTGACGCAGGTCAAAGTCATTCGAGATCAACGCACCATTCTAGATATAGAGTCACTTAATATCGATCCACATGCTTTGACTGTGGTGCTGGGACATAACGGCTCAGGAAAATCCACTCTGGTTAATCTGCTGGCAAACCAATTCAACCCAGAAGAGGGCGAGGTGACGCTAGCTGGCCAACCCATTAAGTACTATAGCGCTAAAGAGCTGGCAAGAACCGTGGCTTATTTACCGCAAAAGCTGCCAGAGGTGGCAGGGCTTAATGTGGCAGAGTTAGTGCGTTTAGGCCGTTTCCCTTGGCGTGGTACGTTAGGCCGTTGGCGTAAAGAAGATGAGCAGATCATCGCGCAAGCGATGGAGGAAACTGGGGTCACGGCATTTAAAGATACGCTGGCCGATCAACTCTCAGGTGGTGAAAGGCAGCGCACTTGGGTGGCGATGTTGCTTGCTCAGCAAGCTGAGTTATTAATATTGGATGAACCCACCTCTGCACTCGATATTCATCATCAATATCAGTTGATGGAACTGCTGAGTAACCTTAACAAGAGTACCGGTAAAGGGGTGATTGTGATTTTACATGATCTCAATCTTGCCCTGCGCTTTGCGACTCAAATCGTCGCGTTAAAAGCGGGAAAGGTTGCTTTTAGTGGCGATGCCGACCTGTTACTCGATGAGCAGCGCTTAACAGATTTATATGCCACGCCAGTGACCTTGATTGACCATCCACAGCAGAACCATAAGGTAGCTATTGTATGCTAA
- a CDS encoding iron-siderophore ABC transporter substrate-binding protein: protein MLKRVTFVLLLSLPSMVFATGTVVAKTVIDSRGEQQLTATPKRVATLNWDIAEQVLALGVIPVAMPDISGYREWVMQPEVPDSVLDIGSRVEPNLQRLASLKPDVIIIASPQLDLLPRLEKIAPVLFYHTYSEHHDNSQAAIDNFKLIAQTLGKEAQAELRLVKMQQNIAQMRTNLLAAYLGQLPKVTTFRFASVTSIYQFGDNSTAQYALSLLGIEPAIEQAPTQWGVKQKRLKELHNIDDGVALYFEPFAQESQLKGSVMWNAMPFVRHQKMNSVKPAWNYGGAVSIEYMAQALTESLLEIAPDKPINPARESSQ from the coding sequence ATGCTAAAGCGTGTCACCTTTGTGCTGCTGCTGTCGTTGCCAAGCATGGTCTTTGCTACGGGGACCGTCGTCGCTAAAACGGTAATAGACAGTCGGGGAGAACAACAGTTAACTGCAACACCAAAGCGAGTCGCGACACTTAATTGGGATATTGCCGAACAGGTTTTAGCGCTTGGGGTGATCCCCGTCGCTATGCCTGATATCAGCGGTTATCGTGAGTGGGTCATGCAGCCAGAAGTACCAGATTCGGTATTGGATATTGGCAGCCGGGTAGAGCCTAATCTGCAGCGTTTAGCATCGCTTAAACCCGATGTCATTATTATCGCTTCACCGCAACTGGACCTATTGCCTCGACTCGAAAAAATCGCACCAGTTTTGTTTTATCACACCTACAGCGAGCATCATGATAATAGTCAGGCTGCAATTGACAACTTTAAGTTAATTGCGCAGACGCTTGGTAAAGAAGCTCAGGCAGAGCTGAGATTGGTTAAGATGCAGCAAAATATTGCACAGATGCGAACCAATTTGTTGGCAGCATACCTAGGACAGTTGCCCAAAGTGACCACTTTTCGTTTTGCGAGTGTCACCTCAATCTATCAGTTTGGTGATAACTCTACTGCGCAATATGCCTTGTCTTTATTAGGTATTGAGCCAGCGATTGAGCAGGCACCTACACAATGGGGTGTTAAGCAAAAACGCCTCAAAGAGCTGCATAACATTGATGATGGTGTTGCACTCTATTTTGAGCCTTTTGCTCAAGAGTCACAGTTGAAGGGCAGTGTCATGTGGAACGCTATGCCCTTTGTTCGTCATCAAAAAATGAATAGCGTTAAGCCTGCTTGGAATTATGGCGGCG